A part of Tigriopus californicus strain San Diego chromosome 10, Tcal_SD_v2.1, whole genome shotgun sequence genomic DNA contains:
- the LOC131887827 gene encoding KIF-binding protein-like translates to MCASLGWRRRVRIVKQETMSETDNMLALYAKYQDVENLLLKDDPPEQPYNSRYKARELLEEMLRMSQDLTASMIKKLSIHILAKLGAIDQEVEELAKSQEHLEAVQDFIDSPDALSSETIIPRLVVLNQLGILWTSRGEMEKAKSYLLEANALYERFKTNGEGPLSLLEDLIRGKSLGERNNDENQPDREKALELLNTHTYYYLAQVYEKLGARDKAGECCHITLKKQLKLKEFNSLDWAQNAATLSHFYEVDDNFPAAKTHLGAASYVLTRFLSEMESKEFKDDEERNDLMEKIGQTQGMVLRCWGKYALVLLQKSFERMCRQSENSEDPLVVKNIEDEEFPSMLEEFPSIEIDPEFQDVPSQFVKTFEQARQVFLPGQRFLNRAKEIFTFEEHCTDFTEINQELSALHKALVVFEPNPDRRFKIHKRRVELLEMPLKELGNASYLLVRRQLMFELGETHESMMDAKLDQIRNSPGHSALSSQMEKVNTNVSKAVSFFKAYLDSLQNKEGHMPDPFPAEICRPALVAYFHLARLFDKFMVAERTTEAFKNKLQVYYYFKKIVDYCQSHPEAEGVVAEELPLCQEMVRLLPVKIEKMKAELQTSR, encoded by the exons ATGTGTGCTTCACTGGGCTGGCGACGTAGGGTACGAATTGTGAAGCAAG AGACCATGAGCGAGACTGACAACATGTTGGCTCTGTATGCCAAGTATCAAGATGTGGAAAACCTCCTTCTAAAAGATGATCCCCCAGAGCAACCCTACAATTCCCGGTACAAAGCTCGTGAGCTCTTGGAAGAGATGCTTCGCATGAGCCAAGACTTAACAGCTAGCATGATCAAAAAACTATCGATTCACATACTGGCCAAATTAGGGGCTATTGATCAAGAAGTGgaggaattggccaaaagtcaaGAACACCTCGAAGCTGTCCAAGATTTCATCGACTCGCCTGATGCCCTTTCAAGCGAGACGATAATTCCACGATTGGTGGTAttaaatcaa TTGGGTATTCTGTGGACATCAAGGGGAGAGATGGAAAAGGCCAAATCATACTTGCTTGAGGCGAATGCTCTCTATGAACGCTTCAAGACAAATGGCGAAGGTCCCTTGTCCTTGCTTGAAGATTTGATTAGGGGCAAAAGCCTCGGTGAGCGGAACAACGACGAAAATCAACCGGATCGAGAAAAAGCCCTGGAGCTCCTCAACACTCACACGTATTATTACCTCGCCCAAGTGTACGAGAAACTTGGAGCTCGGGACAAGGCGGGCGAATGTTGCCATATCACTCTCAAGAAGCAATTGAAACTCAAAGAGTTCAATTCGCTGGACTGGGCTCAAAATGCCGCGACACTGTCTCATTTTTATGAAGTTGATGACAATTTCCCAGCCGCAAAAACACATTTAGGAGCTGCCAGCTATGTATTGACGCGCTTTCTGTCAGAAATGGAAAGCAAGGAGTtcaaagatgatgaagaacgcaatgatttgatggaaaagaTCGGACAAACCCAAGGAATGGTCTTGAGGTGTTGGGGTAAATATGCTCTGGTGTTGTTGCAAAAGTCCTTTGAGCGAATGTGTCGGCAGAGTGAAAATTCTGAAGATCCCTTAGTAGTAAAGAACATTGAAGATGAGGAGTTCCCCAGCATGCTTGAGGAATTCCCCTCGATTGAGATTGATCCCGAGTTTCAAGATGTGCCCTctcaatttgtcaaaacattcGAGCAAGCACGACAAGTGTTCTTGCCCGGTCAAAGGTTCCTCAATCGAGCCAAAGAGATATTCACCTTTGAAGAGCATTGTACGGATTTCACCGAGATTAACCAGGAACTCAGCGCCTTGCACAAAGCCCTCGTGGTTTTTGAGCCCAATCCGGATCGTCGATTCAAAATCCACAAGCGCCGAGTTGAGCTATTGGAAATGCCCTTGAAGGAGCTGGGTAACGCGTCATACCTCCTGGTTCGAAGGCAACTCATGTTTGAACTCGGCGAAACTCACGAATCCATGATGGATGCgaaattggatcaaatccGGAATTCTCCCGGTCACTCAGCCCTCTCGTcccaaatggaaaaagttaaTACCAATGTGTCCAAGGccgtttcatttttcaaggccTACCTGGATTCGCTACAAAACAAAGAAGGCCACATGCCCGATCCGTTTCCAGCCGAAATTTGTCGTCCGGCTTTAGTGGCCTATTTTCACTTGGCCAGACTATTTGATAAATTCATGGTGGCCGAGCGAACGACTGAAGCCTTCAAGAATAAGTTGCAAGTGTACTACTACTTCAAAAAAATCGTTGACTATTGCCAAAGTCATCCCGAGGCCGAAGGGGTCGTGGCTGAGGAACTGCCTCTATGCCAAGAGATGGTCAGACTTCTCCCAGTCAAGATTGAGAAGATGAAAGCCGAGCTGCAAACCAGTAGATGA
- the LOC131887831 gene encoding kinesin-like protein Klp59C, whose product MTSTESYAMPVDPKSQPKSGDGPNPVGVHKKLAEIVQRAGEFQDQIQIALTQAQKPKVRDQGLELDLEAENSSNPLDLKGSGGDHRALDGRDIDVCIRVRPLLPPEMARGFFPTTFVTRNCSVLSLEPRVDVRGAPRVKAHDYDVDFAFGPDHSNQHVYDHVTRPLIERGLKGGVCTLLAYGQTGSGKTFTIEGILRKLGRDLLQSSRAPPWLTAEMNESVLKLHMAFYEILGHRATDLMQETRPDITIMEDKFGQMIVKEASEVQLISGDQFEAVVDRAMSHRRTKTTFKNDTSSRSHAVCAIRVENTAMPAAEHGRIFVIDLAGSESASDSQFHDRSLIKETQMINASLMALKECIRNRALSALNPDKFYHIPYRNSKLTLLLKDALEVESHRQCKTVVMACVSPSCGDVAMTLNTLRYVAPIRVGQSNREKIPPNPKNPANWSNSELRHWVETTSKGSVNPDILCPFESGRQILRLSEIDFLTRVLESNPKMGEKRAKVFYVSLWKKLIDCRTAIRKQKLKAKPQRSGFEPYDLGEELAKQAAEQTDEQMKQENERRFNELRTFHIRS is encoded by the coding sequence ATGACATCCACGGAATCTTATGCCATGCCCGTGGATCCGAAATCCCAGCCCAAGTCCGGTGACGGACCCAATCCCGTGGGCGTGCATAAGAAATTGGCGGAGATTGTGCAGCGAGCCGGGGAATTCCAGGACCAAATCCAGATCGCACTGACCCAAGCCCAAAAGCCCAAGGTCCGTGATCAAGGGCTCGAATTGGACCTCGAGGCTGAGAACTCGTCCAACCCGTTGGATCTGAAGGGATCCGGGGGAGATCATCGAGCCTTGGATGGCCGTGATATTGATGTCTGCATTCGAGTTCGACCTCTGCTCCCACCGGAGATGGCCCGGGGCTTCTTTCCCACCACCTTCGTCACCCGAAATTGTTCCGTGCTATCCCTGGAACCGCGAGTAGACGTCCGAGGCGCGCCCAGAGTCAAGGCCCACGATTATGATGtggattttgcttttggccccGATCACAGTAACCAACACGTCTATGACCACGTAACTCGCCCCTTGATCGAGCGGGGTCTCAAAGGCGGGGTTTGCACGCTCTTGGCTTACGGACAAACTGGATCCGGCAAGACTTTCACCATCGAAGGGATTCTTCGGAAACTTGGTCGTGATTTGCTTCAATCCAGTCGGGCACCTCCTTGGCTGACGGCTGAAATGAACGAGAGTGTGCTTAAGCTTCACATGGCCTTTTACGAGATCCTCGGCCATCGAGCCACCGACCTGATGCAGGAAACCCGACCGGATATCACCATCATGGAGGATAAGTTCGGACAAATGATCGTCAAAGAAGCCTCGGAGGTCCAATTAATCTCTGGTGATCAGTTTGAAGCGGTAGTCGATCGAGCCATGTCTCATCGTCGGACCAAGACCACCTTCAAGAACGATACGTCAAGTCGAAGCCATGCCGTTTGTGCCATTCGCGTGGAGAATACGGCCATGCCTGCGGCTGAACATGGTCGAATTTTCGTGATCGACTTAGCTGGATCTGAGAGTGCCTCGGATTCGCAATTTCATGATCGGAGTTTGATAAAAGAAACACAAATGATTAATGCGTCTTTGATGGCTCTGAAAGAGTGTATCAGGAATCGGGCTTTGTCCGCTCTAAATCCGGACAAGTTCTATCACATTCCCTATCGGAATTCTAAGCTCACGTTGCTGCTCAAGGATGCTTTGGAAGTCGAATCCCATCGACAATGTAAGACGGTGGTGATGGCTTGCGTATCTCCGTCCTGTGGAGATGTGGCCATGACTCTCAACACCCTCCGATATGTCGCACCTATTCGCGTCGGTCAATCCAATCGCGAGAAAATCCCACCCAATCCAAAAAATCCGGCCAATTGGAGTAATTCTGAGCTGCGGCACTGGGTGGAGACGACCTCCAAAGGATCAGTTAACCCAGATATCCTTTGCCCTTTTGAAAGCGGCCGCCAGATCTTAAGACTATCTGAAATAGATTTCCTTACTCGAGTTTTGGAAAGCAATCCTAAGATGGGAGAGAAGCGAGCCAAGGTTTTTTACGTGTCGTTATGGAAGAAACTGATTGATTGCCGGACAGCTATACGGAAACAAAAACTGAAAGCCAAGCCCCAGCGGAGTGGATTCGAACCTTATGACCTAGGGGAGGAGCTAGCTAAACAAGCGGCTGAACAAACAGatgaacaaatgaaacaagaaaatgaacgACGCTTCAATGAATTAAGAACTTTTCATATCAGGTCATAA